A region of the Acinetobacter defluvii genome:
AAGTTTGCCCAAATCTAGAGGCTGAAGCTGACCATTCGCATCTGTGATTTGTAGCGTTGGGTGATGATGAGCACCCATTTGCTTACGTGCTTCGGCACGTTGTTCACGGTAGATGACATAAGAACGAGCAACTTTTTGCTCACCTGTACGCATCAAAGCCAGTTCAACTTGATCTTGAATTTCTTCAATGTGGATTGTGCCACCTGATGGTAAACGACGATTAAAAGTATTTAAGACCATTTCTGTGAGTTGTGTAATACGGTCATGAATACGGCTTGAATCGGCACTTTGTTGACCCTCAACTGCCAAAAAAGCTTTGCCAATTGCGACAGCAATTTTTTCTGCATCAAACGGGGCAACATCACCAGTGCGTTTAATCACTTGAAGTTGACCTGGGGTAGTCATGGCGTTCATTGTCAGCGTAGCTCCATTGTCATCATTGTTATGTTTATGGACCATTTGAATCGCACGAATATCGTCGGATATGTAGTTGCGATATTTAAGGACTAAACACAATACTTAGTGGTTTAATTTAACTTAGGACACAAGATACGGTAAAAATTAGGGGAGATCAATATTGACATTTCGATAAATTTTTTTCTCACTACAGCAAGAAAAAATTGAAATATTGAGGTGCTCTTGTGAGCTTGTTATATATGCCTTATTAGACAAGGGCATAGCATAACAAACTCTAGTAAAGCTGCTTATAGATAACCTTGTGGATAACTAAAAACAGTAGGTTTAAAGAGACAGAATGTGAACAATGAAATATTTTGTATAGAAAACGTACTTTTAAATCACAAGAAATTTAAACAATTAAAAAAAACGTGATTTTATCCATGAAAATGGTCGACAATTCAATGACTAGTAAAAATATAACAAAATGCTACTGTCGTGTATCAGTTTGGTGAATGGGGTCTTGTTTACAATGTAAACGTGTGTATATTGCAAAACATAGCGTGTTGAATCTGCGAGATTTGTACGCAGATACCAAATTAAATAAGGGGCATATGAATGAGCCAAGAAGAAAAGTTACCAAAAATTTTAATCGTTGAAGATGATGAGCGTTTAGCACGTTTGACTCAAGAGTATTTGATCCGTAATGGACTTGAAGTTGGGGTAGAACCAGACGGCAACCGTGCGATTCGTCGTATTATTGCAGAACAGCCAGATATGGTCGTATTGGATGTGATGTTGCCAGGTGCAGATGGTTTAACAGTGTGCCGTGAAGTTCGTCCACATTATCATCAACCGATTTTGATGTTGACAGCACGTACAGAAGATATGGATCAAGTTCTTGGTTTGGAAATGGGCGCGGATGACTATGTGGCTAAACCTGTACAGCCGCGTGTACTGCTAGCGCGTATCCGTGCATTGTTGCGTCGTACAGATAAAGCACCTGAGGATGAAGTTGCACAGCGTATCGAGTTTGATGACTTGGTCATTGATAATGGTGGTCGTTCAGTGACCTTAAATGGTGAGTTGGTTGATTTCACCAGTGCTGAATATGACCTTTTATGGCTACTGGCATCAAATGCTGGACGTATTTTGTCACGTGAAGATATTTTTGAACGTCTTCGTGGAATTGAATATGATGGTCAAGACCGTTCAATCGATGTGCGTATCTCACGTATTCGCCCAAAAATCGGCGATGATCCTGAAAATCCAAAACGTATTAAAACGGTACGTAGTAAAGGTTACCTATTTGTTAAAGAAACGAATGGGATGTAATGCTATTTTCCTCTAGGAAATATAGCGCTAGATTAAGGTCGTTTTCGTGTCAAAACACAGCATATTCCTGCGTATTTACGCAGGATTAGTTATTCTTGTCGTCTTGGTTGCATTGTTTGGTTATTTGCTGGTGCAAATTATCAACTATCAACGTGCACAAGAATATCGTGAATCTCTCACAGACGGTATTTCTTATGTTATTAGTGAGGGTGTGGCACGACAACAAACAGACCAACAAAGAGCAGACTGGATTTCAGATGCTTCTGATTTGCTTGAACTGCCTATTCATTATGTAGATGCCAATAAAGTTGAGTTATCTAGAACTGAAAACAAGCGTATAGAGAGTCAAAAAGCGGTTGTACGCTATGATGCAGAACATGGTGTAGCATATTTGGTCTTAGGGATTCGGAATGATCCAAAGCATTACTTATATGTCAAAGTGGATCAGTTTGCTGAAAGACAAATGCGTGCTTTACCTGTCTTTATCATGGATTATCTTGTTTATTATCCAGGTCAAGAACAAGAATATCTAAAAAAAATACAAGAACATTTTTACTATAATGTTTCATTAGAAAAAGTTTCCGAGTTAAACCTTGATCCTGAACAGCTGGGGCGATTGCGTTCTGATCAATCGGTAATTTTATGGCGAGACAGTGCTACTGCACGTGGAACAACACTTTCTATCGTTTCACCCTTGCCAAACTCCCCAAGTGAAGCCCTTGTGATTGGTCCAGTCCCAATGTTCAACTGGATGCCAGTTAAACTTGCGGCTGGTATTACTTTACTCAGTATGTTTTTACTGTGTTTAGGCGTTTATGGCTTAATTGTCCCAATGCAACGTAAATTAAAGCTGGTGAATGATGCTTTAGATGTTATGAAAACAGGAGATATGTCGCATCGTGTACCTGTAGAAGGACATGATGAGTTGGCAAGTTTGGCAACCAGTTATAACAGCATGTCAGATCATATTCAGCGTCTTATTGAGGCGCAACGTGAATTGATGCGGGCAGTATCACATGAGCTACGTACGCCTGTAGCACGGATTCGTTTTGGTATGGAAATGCTAGCGGATGAGGATGATTATGAATACCGTCTGCAACAAATGGAAATGATTGATAAAGATATTGAAGCACTTAATACTTTGATTGATGAAATCATGACCTATGCCAAACTAGAGCAAGGTACGCCATCGTTAGATTTTGAAAAAATCGTTTTAATTGATGTATTAGATCAAGTCGCTGTAGAAACAGAAGCGTTAAAAACACAAAAAGAAATTCATCTGGTGCCATTGGCGAATGATATCGTGGTGGAAGCAGAGCGTCGTTATTTGCATCGTGTCGTGCAAAACTTGGTTGGGAATGCGATCCGTTATTGTGATGATCGGATTAGTATCAGTGGTGGGATTGATGCGAATACAGGCATGGCATACGTTTGCGTTGAGGATGATGGGCCTGGTATTGCCGAAGAGGATCGTAAACGTATCTTTGAAGCTTTTGCACGCTTAGATGATAGTCGTACCCGTGCTTCAGGGGGGTATGGTTTAGGGCTTTCGATTGTGAGTCGTATCGCATACTGGTTTGGTGGAACGATTGAGGTTGATGAGAGTCCAACATTGGGTGGCGCGCGTTTTAAAATGTCTTGGCCTGCAAAAAGAATGAAACCAAAAGCTAAATAATCTTTTTAAAATAATATAAAAAAGCACCATAATTTTGGTGCTTTTTTTTATAGAATTACTTTATTCAATCATACTTATAAGACTATTGGTGTAAAGTCGCATCAGGTGCAATGATTTGCTTACCATCTCTTAGTGCTTGTAAGGCATCAGCATTAAAATCAATCAGTAAGCTATTTTGTTCAGCATCAATTTTATATTGACTGATAATTTTTTGATCACCGTTGATGGTATCCACAGTGTATTCATCTGCAATATTTAAGATGCCATCTAAATTAGTTGTGGTTGAAGCCAAATCTTGACGGAACAATTCGTAAATATCACGTAAGTCAAAAATCGCATTATTTGCATCAGGATGCTTTTTGATATACCCCTCAACATGACGTATTAATAATTGAGCAAATAAAAAATAGTTTGGTTTATGTGCAAAGTTCATGCTCATTGGTTGTACTCCTTATTATTGATTACTAGCATACACAGAATAACTTAATGAATTGTATAAACTTTATTAATGGTTGTTATGGATTTGAAAAATGAAAAAATAAAGCTTTAAATTTTTTAATTATTTTTTAGAAAATGTGATTTG
Encoded here:
- the bfmS gene encoding sensor histidine kinase BfmS; the protein is MSKHSIFLRIYAGLVILVVLVALFGYLLVQIINYQRAQEYRESLTDGISYVISEGVARQQTDQQRADWISDASDLLELPIHYVDANKVELSRTENKRIESQKAVVRYDAEHGVAYLVLGIRNDPKHYLYVKVDQFAERQMRALPVFIMDYLVYYPGQEQEYLKKIQEHFYYNVSLEKVSELNLDPEQLGRLRSDQSVILWRDSATARGTTLSIVSPLPNSPSEALVIGPVPMFNWMPVKLAAGITLLSMFLLCLGVYGLIVPMQRKLKLVNDALDVMKTGDMSHRVPVEGHDELASLATSYNSMSDHIQRLIEAQRELMRAVSHELRTPVARIRFGMEMLADEDDYEYRLQQMEMIDKDIEALNTLIDEIMTYAKLEQGTPSLDFEKIVLIDVLDQVAVETEALKTQKEIHLVPLANDIVVEAERRYLHRVVQNLVGNAIRYCDDRISISGGIDANTGMAYVCVEDDGPGIAEEDRKRIFEAFARLDDSRTRASGGYGLGLSIVSRIAYWFGGTIEVDESPTLGGARFKMSWPAKRMKPKAK
- the bfmR gene encoding response regulator transcription factor BfmR, producing the protein MSQEEKLPKILIVEDDERLARLTQEYLIRNGLEVGVEPDGNRAIRRIIAEQPDMVVLDVMLPGADGLTVCREVRPHYHQPILMLTARTEDMDQVLGLEMGADDYVAKPVQPRVLLARIRALLRRTDKAPEDEVAQRIEFDDLVIDNGGRSVTLNGELVDFTSAEYDLLWLLASNAGRILSREDIFERLRGIEYDGQDRSIDVRISRIRPKIGDDPENPKRIKTVRSKGYLFVKETNGM